A genomic segment from Thermodesulfobacteriota bacterium encodes:
- a CDS encoding ABC transporter permease has product MKWLRIRELIRKEFIQLFRDRRNRPILIISPLVQLLVFGYVVNYDIRDIRVAFFDQSRTQESRMLVDAFDANKVFRITHFSRNHRELEELLLKGKVDIGVKVGPDLSRRIRKGETANIQILVNGSMSNMASVRIAYTSLILDRLNRELIRELYPQQLDYGKIDARIRTWYNPNLDSQNFFVPGIVAFLIMLISLLFTSMAIIREKEAGTMEQLIVTPLRPIELIVGKTIPYIIISLGQMFVVAPFAVLWFSIPVSGNVVLLLVAACVFLLSTLGIGLFISTISSTQQQAMMTTFFFILPFFMLSGFVFPIANMPLVVQWLTCLNPLRYFLVIIRGVFLKGVGMDVLWPQFAALTFLGMIVFAGAVGRFRKRLD; this is encoded by the coding sequence ATGAAATGGCTTCGAATCCGTGAACTGATCCGCAAGGAGTTCATTCAGCTTTTCAGAGACAGACGAAACCGGCCCATACTGATTATTTCACCCCTCGTACAATTACTGGTTTTCGGTTATGTTGTCAATTACGATATCAGGGATATACGGGTCGCTTTTTTTGACCAGTCGCGCACACAGGAAAGCCGCATGCTGGTTGATGCTTTCGATGCCAATAAGGTCTTTAGAATTACCCATTTCTCAAGAAACCACCGTGAATTAGAAGAATTGCTCCTTAAAGGGAAAGTAGATATTGGCGTTAAGGTAGGTCCCGATTTGAGTCGGCGTATTAGAAAAGGTGAGACGGCAAATATTCAGATCTTAGTTAATGGCAGCATGAGCAATATGGCATCTGTACGGATTGCCTATACATCGTTGATTCTCGACAGGCTTAATCGGGAATTAATCAGAGAGCTATATCCACAGCAGTTGGATTATGGAAAAATAGATGCCAGAATCAGGACATGGTATAATCCAAACCTTGACAGCCAGAACTTCTTTGTACCTGGTATTGTAGCTTTTTTGATTATGCTGATTTCCCTGCTCTTTACCTCTATGGCAATCATCAGGGAAAAAGAGGCCGGGACTATGGAACAGTTGATCGTCACGCCTTTGAGACCTATTGAGCTTATTGTAGGTAAAACCATCCCCTATATCATCATTTCTCTTGGCCAGATGTTCGTGGTAGCCCCCTTTGCTGTTTTATGGTTCAGTATCCCCGTGTCCGGAAATGTTGTCCTTCTCCTGGTTGCCGCATGTGTTTTCCTCCTGAGTACACTGGGTATCGGGCTTTTTATATCCACTATATCATCTACCCAGCAGCAGGCAATGATGACCACCTTCTTCTTTATTCTCCCCTTTTTCATGCTCAGCGGTTTTGTCTTTCCTATTGCAAACATGCCTCTTGTGGTGCAATGGTTGACTTGCCTGAATCCTTTAAGGTATTTCCTTGTTATTATTAGAGGTGTATTTTTAAAGGGAGTAGGTATGGATGTTCTCTGGCCCCAATTTGCGGCATTGACCTTCCTCGGCATGATTGTCTTTGCAGGAGCTGTCGGTCGCTTTAGAAAACGGCTTGATTAG